In one Desulfoferula mesophila genomic region, the following are encoded:
- a CDS encoding 4Fe-4S binding protein: MRIVTARRISQGFFLALFLWFCLVATVGERLWQLRGWPVNWFLELDPLTGLTSLLASGTLYAGLLWGAAVLALTLVVGRFFCGWVCPFGAMHQFVGWLGSRGKPLKERVRRNAPHPAQQIKYLVLAFFLGAAMSDLAARLALGQVAASLAGAIVLGLVLWATRRGQGGRAYALAVGLVLAAWVAWSLAAPHGGAWLLAGLLDPIPLVSRSVNLVLLPLADAPARVAWPEPRFYQGAGLIATVFGAALLLNLWRPRFFCRYVCPTGALLGLVGRHALWRVGKKQARCGACLGCDGACSGAARPAGRLRPAECVLCLNCLDACPEDDITYATRPSAGGEAAPDLGRRRVLAGLGLGLVAPPVLSLSGVLGPGWNPALIRPPGSLPECEFLRRCLRCGQCMRVCPTGVLQPAGPSFGLEALWTPVLNMTIGTSGCQLRCTACASVCPSAAIRPISLAEKLGQGEFAAQGPIRLGCAFVDRGRCLPWAMDRPCIVCQENCPVSPKAIFTRVAWETVLTGLVAGSATGGELTVSGKALKPAALASGDYYLQMGAARARIVANGAHSLILTGGSDWRTPAPGEALSVAVRLQRPYVDPARCIGCGICQHECPVSGKRAIRVSAENATRERAHSLLLKGAGPV; this comes from the coding sequence ATGCGTATCGTCACCGCGCGCCGCATAAGCCAAGGCTTCTTTCTGGCCCTGTTCCTGTGGTTCTGCCTGGTGGCCACGGTGGGCGAACGCCTGTGGCAACTCCGGGGCTGGCCGGTCAATTGGTTCCTGGAGCTGGACCCCCTCACCGGGCTCACCAGCCTGCTGGCCTCGGGGACGCTCTACGCGGGCCTCCTCTGGGGCGCGGCGGTGCTGGCCCTTACCCTGGTGGTGGGGCGCTTCTTCTGCGGCTGGGTCTGTCCCTTTGGGGCCATGCACCAGTTCGTGGGCTGGCTGGGTTCGAGGGGCAAGCCGCTGAAGGAGCGGGTGCGACGCAACGCCCCCCATCCGGCCCAGCAGATCAAATACCTGGTGCTGGCTTTTTTCCTGGGCGCGGCCATGAGCGACCTGGCCGCTCGCCTGGCCCTGGGCCAAGTGGCCGCCTCCCTGGCCGGGGCCATCGTGCTGGGCCTGGTGCTCTGGGCCACGCGACGGGGGCAGGGCGGGCGGGCCTATGCCCTGGCCGTGGGCCTGGTACTGGCCGCGTGGGTGGCCTGGAGCCTGGCCGCACCCCACGGCGGGGCCTGGCTGTTGGCCGGGCTGCTGGACCCCATCCCCCTGGTGAGCCGTTCGGTGAACCTGGTGCTCCTGCCCCTGGCCGACGCCCCGGCCCGCGTGGCCTGGCCCGAGCCCCGCTTCTACCAGGGCGCCGGGCTCATCGCCACGGTGTTCGGGGCCGCCTTGCTGCTCAACCTGTGGCGGCCTCGCTTTTTCTGCCGCTACGTGTGCCCCACCGGCGCCCTGTTGGGCCTGGTGGGCCGCCACGCCCTGTGGCGGGTGGGCAAGAAGCAGGCCCGCTGCGGGGCCTGCCTGGGCTGCGACGGGGCCTGTTCAGGCGCGGCCCGCCCGGCGGGACGCCTGCGCCCGGCCGAGTGCGTGCTGTGCCTCAACTGCCTGGACGCCTGCCCGGAGGACGACATCACCTATGCCACCCGGCCCTCGGCCGGCGGCGAGGCCGCCCCGGACCTGGGCCGCCGCCGGGTGTTGGCCGGACTGGGCCTGGGCCTGGTCGCTCCGCCGGTGCTAAGCCTGAGCGGAGTGCTGGGGCCGGGCTGGAACCCGGCCCTGATCCGCCCGCCCGGCTCCCTGCCCGAGTGCGAGTTCCTGCGCCGCTGCCTGCGTTGCGGCCAGTGCATGCGGGTGTGCCCCACCGGGGTGCTGCAACCGGCCGGGCCCTCCTTTGGCCTGGAGGCCCTGTGGACCCCGGTCTTGAACATGACCATCGGCACCAGCGGCTGCCAACTGCGCTGCACCGCCTGCGCCAGCGTGTGCCCCAGCGCGGCCATCCGGCCCATCAGCCTGGCCGAAAAGCTGGGCCAGGGCGAGTTCGCGGCCCAAGGGCCCATCCGCCTGGGCTGCGCCTTTGTGGACCGCGGCCGCTGCCTGCCCTGGGCCATGGACCGGCCCTGCATAGTGTGCCAGGAGAACTGCCCGGTGAGCCCCAAGGCCATCTTCACCCGGGTGGCCTGGGAGACGGTGCTCACCGGTCTGGTGGCAGGGTCCGCCACGGGAGGCGAACTCACGGTGAGCGGCAAGGCCCTGAAGCCCGCCGCCCTGGCCAGCGGCGACTACTACCTGCAAATGGGCGCTGCGCGGGCGCGCATCGTGGCCAACGGCGCGCACAGCCTGATCTTGACCGGGGGGAGCGACTGGCGCACCCCCGCCCCCGGAGAGGCGCTCAGCGTGGCGGTGCGTTTGCAGCGGCCTTACGTGGACCCCGCCCGCTGCATCGGCTGCGGCATCTGCCAGCACGAATGCCCGGTGAGCGGCAAACGGGCCATCCGGGTGAGCGCCGAAAACGCCACCCGCGAGCGGGCCCATTCCCTGCTGCTCAAGGGAGCCGGTCCGGTCTAA
- the istB gene encoding IS21-like element helper ATPase IstB, which yields MKDQDKPTVLLEYHLKKLKLPTILREYAAMAKVCSQDRSDYMTYLLRLTERELLDREKRAAERRIKQAAFPVIKTMDTFDFKAQPSINQQLVRELMRGEYIAKKENVLLIGNSGTGKTQLASAMAFAACAQGSKVKFYSATALVTELMECREERRLQRLQKQLQRLHLLVIDELGYVPFSKIGAQMLFEVVGRAYEQQSLMITTNLPFQQWTEVFGSERLTGALLDRLTHRCHIIEANGESYRLRQAKRRSQAKPKTN from the coding sequence ATGAAGGACCAGGACAAACCCACCGTGCTCTTGGAGTACCACCTCAAAAAGCTGAAGCTGCCCACCATTCTCCGGGAATACGCGGCCATGGCCAAGGTCTGCAGCCAAGACCGCTCCGATTACATGACCTACCTGCTGCGCCTGACCGAGCGGGAGCTTCTGGACCGCGAGAAGCGGGCAGCCGAAAGGCGCATCAAGCAAGCCGCCTTTCCGGTGATCAAGACCATGGACACCTTTGATTTCAAGGCACAGCCCTCCATCAATCAGCAGCTGGTCAGGGAGCTGATGAGGGGCGAGTACATCGCCAAAAAGGAAAACGTGCTCCTGATCGGAAACTCCGGCACCGGCAAGACCCAGCTGGCCAGCGCCATGGCCTTTGCGGCCTGCGCCCAGGGAAGCAAGGTGAAATTCTACAGCGCCACCGCCCTGGTCACAGAGCTCATGGAATGCCGCGAGGAAAGACGTCTGCAACGCCTGCAGAAACAGCTCCAGCGCCTACACCTGCTGGTCATCGATGAACTGGGCTATGTGCCCTTCTCCAAGATAGGCGCTCAAATGCTATTCGAGGTGGTGGGTAGGGCATATGAACAACAAAGCCTCATGATCACCACCAATCTCCCTTTCCAGCAATGGACGGAGGTCTTCGGCTCCGAAAGACTCACCGGTGCACTGCTGGACAGACTGACCCATAGGTGCCACATCATCGAGGCCAATGGAGAAAGCTACCGGCTCCGCCAAGCCAAAAGACGATCCCAGGCAAAGCCCAAAACCAACTAA
- a CDS encoding XdhC family aldehyde oxidoreductase maturation factor: MREFLAAVNNELAQGNSLCLATIIAQKGSAPRSAGSRFFVRGDGSFWGTIGGGNFEAQVIEKAALALRQGRTELMHYRLMGADVADSEMICGGDLDVYLDPVSADDPDNLALYQAAAQSTNGGRGRAMLATLMIDGGSPRAAGRKLLLRHGQPALGSLPVDEDGLASLAAKLGANGSFPQQLWDAPGAASLPAPLLLESIATQPVVYIFGGGHVSQKLAPLAAMAGFGLVVADDRPEWGNRQRFPQAQEIWNRPLEKVLEGESLGPDAYIVIVTRGHLYDKEVLAQSLRQNAAYVGMIGSKRKRAMIYKALSEEGVTSAQLEQVHSPIGLAIGAETPEEIAISIVAELVMVRAARMGSKRLLMGI; the protein is encoded by the coding sequence ATGCGCGAATTTCTTGCAGCCGTGAATAACGAACTGGCTCAGGGCAACAGCCTGTGCCTGGCCACCATTATCGCCCAAAAAGGCTCCGCCCCCCGCTCGGCGGGCAGCCGCTTTTTTGTGCGCGGAGACGGCAGTTTTTGGGGGACCATCGGCGGAGGCAATTTCGAGGCCCAGGTTATCGAAAAGGCGGCCCTGGCCCTCAGGCAGGGACGCACCGAGTTGATGCACTACCGCCTCATGGGGGCGGATGTGGCCGACAGCGAGATGATCTGCGGCGGAGATTTGGACGTCTACCTGGACCCGGTGTCGGCCGACGACCCAGACAACCTGGCCCTGTACCAGGCGGCGGCCCAGTCCACCAACGGCGGCCGGGGCCGAGCCATGTTGGCCACCTTGATGATCGACGGGGGCAGCCCCCGGGCCGCGGGCCGCAAGCTTCTGCTGCGCCATGGACAACCGGCGCTGGGCTCTTTGCCGGTGGACGAGGACGGGCTGGCCTCCTTGGCCGCCAAGCTTGGGGCAAATGGCTCTTTTCCGCAGCAGTTATGGGACGCTCCGGGCGCCGCCAGCCTGCCCGCCCCCCTTTTGCTGGAGAGCATAGCCACCCAGCCGGTGGTTTATATTTTCGGGGGGGGCCATGTCAGCCAAAAGCTGGCGCCCCTGGCGGCCATGGCCGGCTTCGGGCTGGTGGTGGCCGACGACCGGCCCGAGTGGGGCAACCGCCAGCGTTTCCCCCAGGCCCAGGAAATATGGAATCGCCCTCTGGAAAAGGTCCTGGAGGGCGAGAGCCTGGGGCCGGACGCCTATATCGTCATCGTGACTCGGGGCCACCTCTACGACAAGGAGGTGTTGGCCCAGTCTCTGAGGCAAAACGCGGCCTATGTGGGCATGATCGGCTCCAAGCGCAAGCGGGCCATGATCTATAAGGCCCTGAGCGAGGAGGGCGTAACCTCCGCGCAGTTGGAGCAAGTGCATTCTCCCATCGGGCTGGCAATCGGGGCGGAGACCCCCGAAGAGATAGCCATCAGCATCGTCGCCGAGTTGGTGATGGTGCGTGCCGCCCGCATGGGTAGCAAACGCCTATTAATGGGGATATGA
- a CDS encoding tyrosine-type recombinase/integrase, whose translation MASIAPKHLKKTESMCHGFQPPLKSSRFWTAIYKKRLITHNPTERLDFIPVEKRVKYIPPMDDIDRVIELADPDTQDYLWVIRDTMARVSEVNRLTWDDVDFKVRSLVLYTRKKRGGDLTPRTMPMTDRLFKRMSRRFKHRRKDLPWVFWHRYWSRNESRWVEGPYKDRKRFMKTLCQRAEVRYFRFHPLRHAGATVLDNSNVPMGAIQRLLGHENRKTTEIYLHSIGCTEREAMRVLEQVTGKVSQKSHTNSHTEEEKGLRLVT comes from the coding sequence ATGGCCTCCATCGCACCAAAACACCTGAAGAAAACTGAATCAATGTGTCACGGTTTTCAACCGCCACTAAAATCGTCTCGCTTTTGGACCGCCATTTACAAGAAGCGATTGATCACCCACAACCCGACAGAGCGTCTTGATTTCATTCCGGTGGAGAAACGGGTCAAATACATCCCGCCGATGGACGATATCGACCGGGTGATTGAGCTGGCAGATCCAGATACGCAAGACTACCTGTGGGTGATCAGAGACACCATGGCCAGAGTTAGCGAAGTCAACCGCTTGACTTGGGATGATGTGGACTTCAAGGTTAGGTCCTTGGTACTGTACACCCGCAAAAAACGGGGAGGCGATCTGACTCCACGCACCATGCCGATGACCGACCGTCTCTTCAAGAGGATGTCGCGACGTTTTAAACACCGCAGGAAGGACCTACCCTGGGTGTTCTGGCATCGGTACTGGAGCAGGAATGAAAGCCGGTGGGTTGAAGGGCCGTACAAGGACCGTAAGCGGTTCATGAAAACCCTATGTCAGAGGGCCGAGGTGCGTTACTTCCGCTTCCATCCCCTTCGCCACGCAGGGGCAACCGTGCTCGATAACAGCAACGTCCCCATGGGAGCCATACAACGGCTACTAGGGCATGAGAACCGTAAGACCACTGAGATTTATCTGCATAGCATCGGTTGCACCGAGCGAGAGGCAATGCGTGTATTGGAGCAGGTCACTGGCAAAGTGTCCCAAAAGTCTCACACAAATTCTCACACAGAAGAAGAGAAGGGGTTACGCCTAGTGACGTAA
- a CDS encoding DEAD/DEAH box helicase, with the protein MIKEDNPDFPAQSERTPEAPVGVPFADFDLPPELLRGLNDSGYERCTLIQEKAIPLGLAGKDVAGEAQTGTGKTAAFLVPIFAHLARDTERKPGQGPSVLIISPTRELAMQILDDARDIGRHLDLKMLAVFGGVDYRKQAEALKDGVDLVAATPGRLIDYMKQRIFDPRGVKYLVIDEADRLFDMGFVDDLRWVLRRLPKYHERQSMLFSATLGWRVSEITYEFMNLPTRVSVVPDTKTVAQVTQEMYHCSATEKLNLLLGLLQKEDWTRVMIFTNTKRAVDMLTFKLQAHGFPAEGISGDLTQPKRMKLMEQFKKGDLKILVATNVAARGLHIDDVSHVINYDVPADPEDYVHRIGRTARAGAVGKAITLCCDEYATHLPYVEDYLDAKIPVVFAEDEMFLPDDTPAYRRPPRARRDGPGGGRSGGGRGGRSDKGGRGGRGRPRAAAGEKSGEGSFGGRRRPRKRSGS; encoded by the coding sequence ATGATTAAAGAAGACAATCCCGACTTTCCGGCCCAGTCGGAGCGCACCCCCGAGGCACCCGTGGGGGTGCCTTTCGCCGACTTCGATCTACCCCCGGAGCTTCTGCGGGGCCTCAATGATTCGGGATACGAGCGCTGCACCCTGATCCAGGAGAAGGCCATTCCCCTGGGTCTGGCCGGCAAGGACGTGGCCGGAGAGGCCCAGACCGGCACGGGCAAGACCGCGGCCTTTCTGGTGCCCATCTTCGCCCACCTGGCCCGGGACACCGAGCGCAAACCGGGCCAGGGCCCCTCGGTGCTGATCATCAGCCCCACCCGCGAACTGGCCATGCAGATATTGGACGACGCCCGGGACATCGGGCGGCATCTTGACCTCAAGATGCTGGCCGTGTTCGGCGGGGTGGACTATCGCAAGCAGGCCGAGGCCCTCAAGGATGGCGTGGACCTGGTGGCGGCCACTCCGGGGCGGCTCATCGACTACATGAAGCAGCGCATCTTCGACCCCCGCGGGGTCAAGTACCTGGTCATCGACGAGGCCGACCGCCTGTTCGACATGGGCTTCGTGGACGACCTGCGCTGGGTGCTTAGGCGCCTGCCCAAATACCACGAGCGCCAGAGCATGCTGTTCTCGGCCACCTTGGGTTGGCGGGTTTCGGAGATCACCTACGAGTTCATGAACCTGCCCACCCGGGTTTCGGTGGTGCCCGACACCAAGACCGTGGCCCAGGTGACCCAGGAGATGTATCACTGTTCGGCCACCGAGAAGCTCAACCTGCTTTTGGGCCTGCTGCAAAAGGAGGACTGGACCCGGGTGATGATCTTCACCAACACCAAGCGGGCGGTGGACATGCTCACCTTCAAGCTGCAGGCCCACGGCTTCCCGGCCGAGGGCATCAGCGGTGATTTGACCCAGCCCAAGCGCATGAAGCTCATGGAGCAGTTCAAGAAGGGCGACCTCAAGATCCTGGTGGCCACCAACGTGGCCGCTCGGGGCCTGCACATCGACGACGTGAGCCACGTGATCAACTACGACGTGCCCGCCGACCCCGAGGACTACGTGCACCGCATCGGGCGCACCGCCCGGGCCGGCGCGGTGGGCAAGGCCATCACCCTGTGCTGCGACGAGTACGCCACCCACTTGCCCTACGTGGAAGACTACCTGGACGCCAAGATCCCGGTGGTGTTCGCCGAGGACGAGATGTTCCTGCCCGACGACACCCCCGCCTATCGGCGGCCCCCCCGGGCCCGGCGCGACGGGCCCGGCGGCGGACGCAGCGGCGGGGGGCGCGGCGGCCGGAGCGACAAGGGCGGCCGGGGAGGGCGGGGACGCCCCCGCGCGGCGGCCGGTGAAAAGTCCGGCGAGGGTAGCTTCGGCGGGCGCCGCCGCCCCCGCAAAAGGAGCGGTTCCTAG
- a CDS encoding DUF6599 family protein: MELSRSHPSRTQRLLSLAVLGLLALVAAVVFWQQGRYDPASWGWGGAAGTGAGLLAELAVPGLAPLGPGEGFTPATLSDKIDGKAELYLAAGFESMAARRYALAGQPAQWLELMLYRMKDSRAAYSVFSNQRRSGAKDSGLTPNAYTTSNALYLAQGPYYLEAVASSPQPALVQGLAQAAKALLAKLPAAPSAAPAEAELFPAQGMKAGSVVLLAKDAFGMAGLDQVFIAAYPQGAQELMAFLARRADPATAQKQAAAYAAFLKQNGGNPQPAPAGLPGAHLAEVFGAWELFWAQGPYLAGVRGSEDQAATLALAMRLRQALEKAQP; this comes from the coding sequence ATGGAGCTGAGCCGGTCCCATCCCAGCCGGACCCAACGCCTGCTTAGCCTGGCGGTCCTGGGGCTATTGGCCCTGGTGGCCGCCGTGGTGTTTTGGCAGCAAGGCCGCTACGACCCCGCCTCCTGGGGCTGGGGCGGCGCTGCCGGGACCGGGGCGGGCCTGCTGGCCGAACTGGCCGTGCCCGGCCTCGCCCCCCTGGGGCCCGGCGAGGGCTTCACCCCGGCCACCCTGTCCGACAAGATCGACGGCAAGGCCGAGCTTTACCTGGCCGCCGGTTTCGAGAGCATGGCCGCCCGGCGCTACGCCCTGGCCGGGCAACCGGCCCAGTGGCTGGAGCTGATGCTTTATCGCATGAAAGACTCTCGCGCCGCCTACAGCGTGTTCAGCAACCAGCGCCGCTCCGGGGCCAAGGATTCCGGCCTGACCCCCAACGCCTACACCACCAGCAACGCTCTGTACCTGGCCCAGGGGCCCTATTACCTGGAGGCGGTGGCCTCCTCGCCCCAGCCCGCCCTGGTGCAGGGGTTGGCCCAGGCGGCCAAGGCCCTGTTGGCCAAGCTGCCCGCCGCGCCCAGCGCCGCCCCGGCCGAGGCCGAGCTGTTCCCCGCCCAGGGCATGAAAGCGGGCTCGGTGGTGCTGTTGGCCAAGGACGCCTTTGGCATGGCCGGGCTGGACCAGGTGTTCATCGCCGCCTATCCCCAGGGCGCCCAGGAGCTGATGGCCTTTTTGGCCCGCCGGGCCGACCCGGCCACGGCCCAGAAGCAGGCCGCGGCCTATGCCGCCTTCCTCAAGCAAAACGGGGGCAATCCCCAGCCCGCTCCGGCGGGGCTGCCGGGGGCCCACCTGGCCGAGGTGTTCGGGGCCTGGGAGCTGTTCTGGGCCCAGGGGCCCTATCTGGCCGGGGTGCGCGGCTCCGAGGACCAGGCCGCCACCCTGGCGCTGGCCATGCGCCTGCGCCAGGCCCTGGAGAAAGCCCAGCCATGA
- a CDS encoding aldo/keto reductase: MAEQKTGRSRRDFIKTVSAAGAASLLVGAGAGAASAAEEIKVPRRPFGKTGVEVSTLSLGGIFDIVSNQMVLHQALKLGVDYWDTAYSYTGGRSETGIGKFLARYPQERGRIFLVTKANKRAPQDLESELNQSLERLQTSYVDLFFVHAISDISDVDKPEIKAWAAKMKQAGKIKLFGFSTHRNMESCLAAAPRLGYIDGIMMTYNYRIMHNQDMNKAVQACHDAGIGLTAMKTQGGGPVADDTEGEVQLAGRFLKKGFTTHQAKLLAIWEDKRIAAICSQMANVTILRANAAASLDRTALSAADRRALAAYARATEGCYCAGCASLCEEALSNAAPVADVMRGLMYARCHGDRDLARQTLAQAMPQGPESLLALDFAPAQAACPRGLPIARLMREAAEEMA, encoded by the coding sequence ATGGCCGAGCAAAAGACCGGGCGCAGCCGCCGGGATTTCATCAAGACCGTGAGCGCGGCGGGGGCGGCGTCCCTGCTGGTGGGAGCCGGGGCGGGCGCGGCCTCGGCGGCCGAGGAAATCAAGGTGCCACGGCGGCCTTTCGGCAAGACCGGGGTGGAGGTCTCCACCCTGTCCCTGGGCGGCATCTTCGACATCGTGAGCAACCAGATGGTGCTGCACCAGGCCCTCAAGCTGGGGGTGGACTACTGGGACACCGCCTACAGCTACACCGGCGGGCGCAGCGAAACGGGCATCGGCAAGTTCCTGGCCCGTTACCCCCAGGAGCGCGGCCGCATCTTCCTGGTGACCAAGGCCAACAAGCGCGCCCCCCAGGACCTGGAGAGCGAGCTGAACCAGTCCCTGGAACGTTTGCAAACCTCCTATGTGGATCTGTTTTTCGTGCACGCCATCAGTGATATCTCCGACGTGGACAAGCCGGAGATAAAGGCATGGGCGGCCAAGATGAAGCAGGCGGGCAAGATAAAGCTCTTCGGCTTTTCCACCCACCGCAACATGGAAAGCTGCCTGGCCGCGGCCCCCCGCCTGGGCTACATCGACGGCATCATGATGACCTACAACTACCGCATCATGCACAACCAGGACATGAACAAAGCGGTGCAGGCCTGCCACGACGCGGGCATCGGGCTAACGGCCATGAAGACCCAGGGCGGCGGCCCGGTGGCCGACGACACCGAAGGCGAGGTCCAACTGGCCGGGCGCTTCCTCAAGAAGGGCTTCACCACCCACCAAGCCAAGCTCTTGGCCATTTGGGAGGACAAACGCATCGCCGCCATCTGCTCCCAGATGGCCAACGTCACCATCCTCAGGGCCAACGCGGCCGCTTCCCTGGACCGCACCGCCCTGAGCGCCGCCGATCGGCGGGCCCTGGCCGCATATGCCCGGGCCACCGAGGGCTGCTACTGCGCCGGGTGCGCCTCGCTGTGCGAAGAGGCCTTGAGCAACGCCGCGCCGGTGGCCGACGTGATGCGCGGGCTGATGTACGCCCGCTGCCACGGCGACCGCGACCTGGCCCGCCAGACCCTGGCCCAGGCCATGCCCCAGGGGCCGGAGTCCCTGCTGGCCCTGGACTTCGCCCCGGCCCAGGCGGCGTGCCCCCGGGGGCTGCCCATCGCCCGGCTGATGCGCGAGGCGGCCGAGGAAATGGCCTAA
- a CDS encoding DUF362 domain-containing protein, producing MSRETDQERRRFLLRAGKAGLGVAAIGALGWWAHDTQGPSANIGQAANVKLPSFAVKGTDKRLAVVKSSHRVPALRAGLEALGGMGAFVGAGHKVVIKVNAAFASPPALGATSNPELVAELVRLCRGAGAKQVIVTDNPINDPASCFELSGIGPAAREAGAQVVLPHPGAFAPYSLPGGRLIRDWPLMYGPLAGADRLIGLAPVKDHHRSQASVTMKNWYGLLGGRRNVFHQDINGIISELGQMVTPSLVIADGVATLAHNGPTGGSLEDLRPTDTLILGTDHVAVDSLAVGLLGLKPAKVPWLGLAARAGAGTTDYESLNPTRVELG from the coding sequence ATGAGCCGCGAGACGGACCAGGAACGCCGCCGCTTTCTGTTGCGGGCGGGCAAGGCGGGGCTGGGGGTGGCCGCCATCGGCGCCCTGGGCTGGTGGGCCCACGACACCCAGGGCCCAAGCGCCAATATCGGCCAGGCCGCCAACGTGAAGCTGCCCTCCTTTGCGGTCAAGGGCACCGACAAGCGCTTGGCCGTGGTCAAGAGCAGCCACCGGGTGCCCGCCCTCCGGGCCGGCCTGGAGGCCCTGGGGGGCATGGGGGCCTTTGTGGGAGCGGGGCACAAGGTGGTCATCAAGGTCAACGCCGCCTTTGCCAGCCCCCCCGCCCTGGGGGCCACATCCAACCCCGAACTGGTGGCCGAGCTGGTGCGCCTGTGCCGGGGGGCCGGGGCCAAGCAGGTGATCGTCACCGACAACCCCATCAACGACCCGGCTTCCTGCTTCGAGCTTTCGGGCATCGGCCCGGCGGCCCGGGAGGCGGGGGCCCAGGTGGTGCTGCCCCATCCGGGGGCCTTCGCGCCTTACAGCCTGCCCGGCGGGCGGCTCATCCGCGACTGGCCCCTAATGTACGGCCCCCTGGCCGGGGCGGACCGGCTCATCGGCCTGGCCCCGGTGAAGGATCACCACCGCAGCCAGGCCTCGGTGACCATGAAAAACTGGTACGGCCTGCTGGGCGGCCGCCGCAACGTGTTCCACCAGGACATCAACGGCATCATCAGCGAGCTGGGGCAAATGGTCACCCCCAGCCTGGTCATCGCCGACGGGGTGGCCACCCTGGCCCATAACGGCCCCACCGGCGGCTCTTTGGAAGACCTCAGGCCCACCGACACCCTGATCCTGGGCACCGACCACGTGGCCGTGGACTCGCTGGCCGTGGGGCTCTTGGGCCTCAAGCCGGCGAAGGTGCCCTGGTTGGGCCTGGCCGCCCGGGCCGGGGCGGGCACCACGGACTATGAATCGCTGAACCCCACCCGGGTGGAGCTGGGCTGA
- the istA gene encoding IS21 family transposase, producing MDQWARIRLELRDGQASKRELMRREGIHWDTLQKIQNFPEPPGYRLSTPRAKPKLGPYLELIARIIKEDKKVPKKQRHTATRIYHRIKEAGYQGKYTQVKEAVRAIKRVSQEVYMPLVHRPGEAQVDFGYALAKVSGELRKIALFIMALPYSDAFFVAAFDKECSESYWEGHARAFEFFGGVPHRISYDNSKVLVSKIIGPHERKLTDGFLKLQSHYLFREHFCRVRRPNEKGVVEGVVKYARQNFLVPVPQVKDLAELNAMLLRQCRDDMKRRLRGKGGSKAEVLQEDQTAFVPLPPSRFDACRKQPTRANSLSLVRFDDNDYSVPVACAHHEIVAKGYVDRVVLCHHDVVVARHSRSWGKEGVFFDYRHYLPLLERKPGSLDHARPLADLDLSECFEVLRRRLVAGEDMPGQGTRKYIKVLRLLEDHSMARLKRAVEQALYAGAYAPEAIVHLLEPPSSGPAATFLLDGREHLGRVSVAGPDITVYDSLLAQGGALS from the coding sequence ATGGATCAATGGGCCCGGATCAGACTTGAGTTGCGCGATGGCCAGGCGAGCAAGCGCGAGTTAATGCGTAGAGAGGGCATCCATTGGGATACCCTGCAAAAGATTCAGAATTTTCCCGAGCCTCCCGGATACCGGCTCAGCACCCCCCGAGCCAAGCCCAAGCTTGGCCCCTACCTTGAGTTGATCGCCCGGATCATAAAAGAGGACAAAAAGGTTCCCAAGAAGCAAAGGCACACGGCCACGCGCATATATCACCGCATCAAGGAGGCGGGTTATCAGGGCAAGTACACCCAGGTAAAGGAGGCGGTGCGCGCAATCAAGCGCGTGAGCCAGGAGGTGTACATGCCCCTGGTCCATCGTCCCGGCGAGGCGCAGGTGGACTTTGGCTATGCCCTGGCCAAGGTTTCCGGGGAGCTTCGCAAGATAGCGCTTTTTATCATGGCCTTGCCGTACTCCGATGCCTTTTTCGTGGCGGCCTTCGACAAGGAGTGCAGCGAGAGCTACTGGGAAGGGCATGCCAGGGCGTTCGAGTTTTTCGGTGGGGTGCCCCACCGGATCAGTTACGACAATAGCAAGGTCCTGGTTTCCAAGATCATAGGGCCTCATGAGCGCAAGCTGACCGATGGTTTTCTCAAGCTGCAGAGCCATTACCTTTTTCGGGAGCATTTTTGTCGGGTGCGGCGTCCAAACGAGAAGGGCGTGGTGGAAGGGGTGGTCAAGTACGCCCGGCAGAATTTTTTGGTGCCAGTGCCCCAGGTGAAGGACCTGGCCGAGCTCAATGCCATGCTTTTAAGGCAGTGCCGCGACGACATGAAGCGCCGTTTGCGTGGCAAGGGCGGTAGCAAGGCCGAGGTTTTGCAGGAAGACCAGACAGCCTTTGTCCCCCTGCCTCCCTCCCGCTTCGATGCCTGCCGCAAACAGCCTACCCGGGCCAATTCATTGTCCCTGGTCCGCTTCGACGACAATGACTACTCGGTGCCGGTGGCTTGTGCCCACCATGAAATTGTGGCCAAGGGCTATGTGGATCGGGTGGTGCTCTGCCACCATGACGTGGTGGTGGCCCGCCACTCCCGATCCTGGGGCAAGGAAGGGGTGTTTTTCGACTACCGGCATTATCTGCCCTTGCTGGAGCGCAAGCCTGGCTCCCTGGACCACGCCCGCCCCCTGGCTGACCTAGATCTGTCTGAGTGCTTTGAGGTCTTGAGGCGGCGGCTGGTGGCCGGGGAAGACATGCCTGGCCAGGGCACCCGTAAATACATAAAGGTCCTACGTTTGCTGGAGGACCACTCCATGGCCAGACTGAAGCGGGCGGTGGAGCAGGCATTGTACGCGGGAGCCTATGCCCCGGAGGCCATTGTCCACCTGCTGGAGCCGCCATCATCAGGGCCCGCGGCCACCTTCCTGCTGGACGGTCGTGAGCACCTGGGCCGAGTGAGCGTGGCCGGGCCCGATATCACAGTCTATGACTCCCTCCTCGCGCAGGGAGGGGCGCTGTCATGA